TGGTTATTTTAAACCTTTTAACCGTAGCTTTGTGCGTTTTCAGTTTTCCCATAGTATTGGACCGTAACGTGGGTAGCCCAAGTTTAACGGCTTTTGTAGATATCCGTAAATATAAAAAAACAGGTAAACACCTGAATTTAGAAGAATTATCTCCTATTAGATAGCTCTATTGTAAATCTTCCGCCCTTTTTTGTCAAGTCTTGGTCGCGGACCAAAGAAAGCCCCTCGGCTTTTTCCAATTCAGCCAGATATTCGCGCATTATCTCTTCCCCTTTCTGGGGATAGGCTTTTTCCCGTCCTTTTAGCTGTAATTCAACAAGCAAGGGATGGCCTTTTTGCAAAAATTTTACCCCTTGATCAACCCGGACGCTAAGGTCATGCTTTCCGATGCGCACTGTCAGCCGGATGCTTTTTTGTTCGGCTTTTTTCCCTTTCTGGTTGGCTTTGGACTTTTTCTCCTGGGTATATTTGAACTGCCCGTAGTCCATTATTTTTACGATGGAAGGATTGGGAGTCGGATCAACTTCGACCAGGTCCAAGCCGGCTTCTTCAGCCTTTTTTCTCGCTTCCTCAATCGCGACCACTCCAACCCTCACATTATTTTCGTCAATTAAAAAAACCTGGGGAATCCTGATAAAATCATTGACCCGAAACCGCTTTTCTTCTTTTGGCTTGGCTCTTCTCCAAATTTTCCGCATAAAATAAAAAGGTTATCTTTCCTGGCTATTATACAGAGATAATGTCAATTTTGTCAAAGCCTTCAAGATTTTTAATTTATCGCCATTCTCATTTTTTTACGTCCGTTTCAATAGCTCTGGCAGAAGCCGAGGCGGCATTTCAGCCGGCTTTAATATTTTAGCCCTCCTTGCAGTCTTCCGGGCAGACTCCGGCTTTTTTCTCTATGTCATCACAAACCCCGTCGCCGCATCGCCCGCTATTTTTAGGCGCGTTTACATTTGGGATTATATTCTCTGGATTGTTGGCTGGCGGTTTGAAATCCTGGGAAGCTGAAGATTCCGGAACGCTGGCATGGCAATATTCGCTATAGGCCTTGCTGATAAAATGGCATCCATCTTTTGACTGATCACTATCACAACTCGTCTTTTCCCACAGGTCTTTTACTATCCGGCAGGAACAATCCGTTCCTGGAGCATATTTTGTTACTTCATTAACCGCTTTCTGATTGTTTTCGGAAAACCAACTAGGATAAATACTGACTCCCCTAGTTGCCAGATCAGAAACATAGCCAAAAATTCCGCCAGCGCATTTTACTCCTTTCCCGATAGCCGTCGCGTAAGCAATTTGGTCAGGGGATTCGCGCTTTGTTTGTTGGGCGCTGCCATTTTCAAAGCCAAAGAAAGACAGCTTCTTGTATTTATTGGCGTTTTCTACTGAAGAAATAATCCCCAGATATTGGTCTTCGCGGAATTTTGATGATGATGAACAGTCAAAACAGATATTATCATTCCGGATAAATCCGTCAATTTTTGCGTTATTCATAGCGGCAATACTTCCGCCGGAATTAAAAACAAGGATGTGGCTTGGATCATTGTCCTTAAAAAGATCGGTGTAAAAATTCCTGCTGCTGTCTGCCATAAAAGTCCGGAATTCGTAAAAGTCTTTTCCCTCTTCCGTAAGATTATTTATATCGCCGCTTAGCCACAGCTGTGACTCTTCGGGGAAAAGCCCCATCCACTTGTCCGAATCTTTGATCAGTTCTTTGGAAGGGGGAACAGTAGCTTTGTCCAATACTATTTTATTATCTTTCCAGGCGGTCTGCAAAGCTGAATTAGTTTTGTACTTATCTTTTAGCCACTCTTTAAATTTTCTTTGGAAAAAAGGCGAGTAGTCGGTGAACATCAGCGGTTTTCGTTCAAGCTCGCCAATTCCTCCGGGATTTCCAGCGATGGCGAGATAATTTGGCCCGTAATTATCTTCGCTGGTCGCGCCGATTCCGGTTACCCAGCCGATAAGCGCCGGATGATTTTTGTAGCGGTTAATAATAATTTTTAGAAATGCCCCGAAGTCTTTTCGGGTGACGTCGCTATTCATGCTGGGATTATCATACACATTGCCATAAGAATCTGTTTCACAAAAATCACAAGTCTTGTCCTTGTTATAAAGCGGAGGAAAATTGTTTTCTTTGAGCCACCAATCAGGCGCGTAG
The Patescibacteria group bacterium genome window above contains:
- the infC gene encoding translation initiation factor IF-3; its protein translation is MRKIWRRAKPKEEKRFRVNDFIRIPQVFLIDENNVRVGVVAIEEARKKAEEAGLDLVEVDPTPNPSIVKIMDYGQFKYTQEKKSKANQKGKKAEQKSIRLTVRIGKHDLSVRVDQGVKFLQKGHPLLVELQLKGREKAYPQKGEEIMREYLAELEKAEGLSLVRDQDLTKKGGRFTIELSNRR
- a CDS encoding beta-galactosidase, whose protein sequence is MEIKSWKSIFIIAFVVGAATVIVWLVSGGSGVANWNIISRIKTRQANEPTTSQVKTVDGAVKLYVNGRELNTASAQLYYFPELRAAEDVPAYSSAEWVNRMEKVIDDAKNNDTKIVIPQIWWSDVDNAAARTNNPETKYDFESLDKTMDYASQKGVYIMLSLSLQRYAPDWWLKENNFPPLYNKDKTCDFCETDSYGNVYDNPSMNSDVTRKDFGAFLKIIINRYKNHPALIGWVTGIGATSEDNYGPNYLAIAGNPGGIGELERKPLMFTDYSPFFQRKFKEWLKDKYKTNSALQTAWKDNKIVLDKATVPPSKELIKDSDKWMGLFPEESQLWLSGDINNLTEEGKDFYEFRTFMADSSRNFYTDLFKDNDPSHILVFNSGGSIAAMNNAKIDGFIRNDNICFDCSSSSKFREDQYLGIISSVENANKYKKLSFFGFENGSAQQTKRESPDQIAYATAIGKGVKCAGGIFGYVSDLATRGVSIYPSWFSENNQKAVNEVTKYAPGTDCSCRIVKDLWEKTSCDSDQSKDGCHFISKAYSEYCHASVPESSASQDFKPPANNPENIIPNVNAPKNSGRCGDGVCDDIEKKAGVCPEDCKEG